One window of Amaranthus tricolor cultivar Red isolate AtriRed21 chromosome 13, ASM2621246v1, whole genome shotgun sequence genomic DNA carries:
- the LOC130797617 gene encoding uncharacterized protein LOC130797617, protein MGGGRKNLKRAVEDNSLTLKHGQCIMQVLSLQGSNQIGVMDAKGEKSLAFFPAKFQKSMWMKRGSFVVVDESGREEALESGSKVTCIVTQVLFHEQVKRLQKGSEWPEAFKSQTHDSSTQNLSGLGCEQETEETGSSDDDGLPPLETNMNRRRPCELHAGSSSNSDADTDTDEES, encoded by the exons ATGGGAGGAGGAAGGAAGAATTTAAAGAGGGCTGTGGAGGATAACAGTCTTACTCTCAAACATGGCCAATGTATTATGCAAGTTCTCTCTCTCCAGGGTTCTAATCAAATTGGG GTTATGGATGCAAAAGGTGAGAAATCCTTGGCATTTTTTCCAGCTAAATTCCAGAAGAGCATGTGGATGAAAAGAG GGAGTTTTGTTGTAGTTGATGAAAGTGGTAGGGAAGAGGCTCTTGAGTCTGGAAGTAAGGTGACTTGTATTGTAACCCAGGTTCTCTTTCATGAACAAGTTAAACGTCTACAAAAAGGTTCTGAGTG GCCAGAAGCTTTTAAGTCACAAACCCATGACAGTTCTACTCAGAATCTCTCGGGACTCGGTTGTGAACAAGAAACAGAAGAAACAGGCTCGAGCGATGATGATGGACTTCCACCACTTGAAACAAACATGAACAGGAGGAGGCCGTGTGAATTGCACGCAGGCTCTTCGTCAAATTCTGATGCTGATACAGACACAGATGAAGAGTCATAG
- the LOC130798369 gene encoding uncharacterized protein LOC130798369 has product MLQFPAFMTQFPASERMIPASLLMQHQLVNAPSEEELLAMEEAEFLEKCNEIKKLNNDIVVIGKMKVDNDKEEIDNDAEDDDEADNADESEGEFEQEPS; this is encoded by the exons ATGCTGCAGTTTCCGGCATTCATGACGCAGTTTCCGGCGTCGGAGAGAATGATTCCGGCGTCACTTCTGATGCAACATCAATTAGTAAATGCACCTAGTGAAGAAGAGCTTTTAGCCATGGAAGAAGCCGAGTTCCTCGAAAAG TGTAATGAAATCAAAAAGTTGAATAACGACATTGTTGTGATCGGAAAGATGAAGGTGGATAATGATAAAGAAGAAATTGACAATGATgcagaagatgatgatgaagctgACAACGCTGATGAATCAGAAGGCGAATTTGAACAGGAACCTTCCTAG